A genomic window from Camelina sativa cultivar DH55 chromosome 2, Cs, whole genome shotgun sequence includes:
- the LOC109126655 gene encoding uncharacterized protein LOC109126655, whose translation MGMKKENEKIKSEETTNLSLITPQEGIMYVGAAASQYFREKIFQLPTHHVNNIPQPSYVPQHTTNPNNLMTHLEHHYDEAFAAVSGKDLVMNHQYHHHHHHHHQTSDFTVEETFGYNNFQEEEQPAAALMLTPNPDEVELYPCQLEYTYLERRNNHEAGTSSSMLNLPHLISPPYTYSLDQVMRLKLYFLCLLKTHYGHFLFSACVLSCIAGKWRIQLQT comes from the coding sequence ATGGGTATGAAAAAGGAGAATGAAAAGATTAAGAGTGAGGAAACAACAAACCTATCTTTGATAACTCCGCAAGAAGGAATAATGTATGTTGGAGCAGCTGCATCACAATACTTCAGAGAAAAAATTTTCCAATTGCCAACACATCATGTCAACAATATTCCTCAACCTTCTTATGTGCCGCAACACACCACGAACCCTAACAATCTTATGACACATCTCGAACATCATTATGATGAGGCCTTTGCTGCGGTTTCTGGTAAAGACCTAGTGATGAATCATCAatatcaccatcaccatcatcatcaccatcagaCCTCGGACTTCACCGTCGAAGAAACTTTTGGGTATAACAACTTTCAAGAGGAAGAGCAGCCAGCTGCAGCCTTAATGTTGACGCCCAACCCGGATGAAGTAGAGTTGTACCCTTGCCAGTTGGAGTATACTTATTTGGAAAGGAGGAACAATCATGAAGCTGGGACATCATCATCCATGTTAAATTTGCCTCATTTAATTTCTCCTCCTTACACATATAGTTTAGATCAGGTGATGAGGcttaaattatatttcttatgtttattgaaaacaCATTATGGTCATTTCTTATTTTCAGCATGTGTTCTTTCGTGTATAGCAGGAAAGTGGAGGATTCAGCTACAAACGTGA